The Oncorhynchus mykiss isolate Arlee chromosome 14, USDA_OmykA_1.1, whole genome shotgun sequence genome segment AGTACACACCCTCCACGCCCCAGGATCTGGAGCTGAGGAAGGATGAGGAGTACATCATTCTGGAGATGTCTGACTCCAACTGGTGGAGGGCCAGGGACAAATAcgggtgagagaggcagagaggaaattGAGAAGAGACAGGTGGAGGAAAGGTTGTTTAAGAAAGATGAAGCTCATTTTCTGCATTTCTATACAATTTATGCtcattttaaaatgctatttggagaacagcaaaaagAAGCAAAAAATGGCCACAGCCATTATCACTTtagcttcattcacctcagtccatctacaaacacatagcctattAGATACATACAATTAGCCACTACACATGAACTCACATTTAATATATACAGAGGGATCTGTTACCAGAAAAGGTATTTTATTAAGAGAAGGTAAACAAATAGTTTTGCTTTACAGAACAatgttttttgcagttttacagtatattccctgcaattctacacattttgccatgggacacacacacaatccattgtctcaaggcttaagcatccttctttaacctgtctcctcccttcatctacactgattgaagtggatttaacaagtgacatcattaagggatcatatctttcacctagaaagagcagatgtttttaatgttttgtgcactcgcCTCCCAGTGGGCAAACTTGGTTGCAATCATTATGACAATATTATGTGAAGTTGTTCAGGTTGTACACTGTTTTTAAAGGAACAAGTCTTTTAGCAACCAGTAAAATGTAACCATGATGTATGTTACCTGCTGGGCTGTGTGTTTGCTGGAAGAACACTTCTAAAACATAACACCTATCAACAAGAAAGCACAAGAAAAACATTAAAAAAGCCCTGACCGACCCTTCGcccggctgtgcttccctttctagtctgtaatggtttgcaagccctgccacatccgacaagcgccagagctggtgtagtaagatttgatcttagtcctgtgttgacgctttgcctgtttgatcgtTCGTCGGAGGggatagcgggatttcttataagcttccgggttagagtcctgctccttgaaagcgaaaGCTCaaacctttagctcagtgcggatgttgcctgtaatccatggcttctggttgaggtatgtacggtcattgtggggacgacgtcatcgatacactaattgatgaagccagtgactgattttgtgtactcctcaatgccatcggaggaatcacggaacatgttccagtctgtgatagtaaaacagtcctgtagtttagcatctgcttcatctgaccacttttttattgatcgagtcactggtgcttcctgctttaatttttgcttgtaagcaggaatcaggaggaaagAATTATGGTCATGTTGCCAaatggaaggcgagggagagctttgtatgcatctctgtgtgtggagtaaaggtggtccagagtttttttccctccggttgcacatttaacatgctgatagaaatgtagtaaaacagatttaagtttcctttcattaaagtccccggtcactaggagtgccgcctctggatgaacattttcctgtttgcttatggcggaatacagctcattgagtgcggactcagcctcagtctgtggtggtatgtagacagctacgaaaaatacagatgaataCTCTCTCGGTGgatagcttatcatgaggtactctgtAGACCACCctaactcaggcgagcaaaatcttgagacttccttagatatcgtgcaccagctgttatgtacaaaatacatagtccgccgcccctcgATTTTAAACATAACACCTATCAACAAGAAAGCACTAACTGACCCTTGGCCCTGTAACAAAACAATGACATGCTTCCAAGAATAGAGATGAGGACTGGTGATATGATCAGTATACCAAGGTTAAGGTACATTGGTATCTTAAAGTCACAGGTGCATTTAAACTGTTTTCATGATATGTGTGTTGTTTTAACATGCAGTAAGAATAACAATCATATCCCTTTCATACATTATGGGCGACATTTTCATGATGCAAAATAGTGATGATGCAAAACACAGTAAAACTCATTTTAATCTGGCAGTGTGATTTAATTTGATACTTTTCTTCAGAAATGTGTGTTTATGCATTGCTGAGATGACTAAACTCAGTTAAATAATCATATTTTTATCATGCATATTGTTGAGGAAAAGTGTTAAATTGAATCACACAGCTAGATTAAAATGTTGAGTTTTAAGGTATGTTTTTCACAGATGTGAACTGTTGTGCAGCATGAAAACGTCACCCTGTGTCTTTAACATGCTAAATGTACATTGACTTATCAGGAGATTGTGTGTGGCCTTCCTTTGCAGCAAGGAGGGATACATTCCCAGTAATTACGTTGTGGAGGCTGGAAATGAACTGGAAAAGTTTGAGTGAGTATGGAATTCTCTTGCTACAAAACATTGACTATTAAACATTGCATTACAATGATAGGGTTTCAGATGTAATCCTACACCTCCCTAATCCTGTGGGAACCAAAAATAATGAGGTACCAAGTCACCACACCTTCCAAACACATTAAATCCCAGCAGGGCCGTGTTCAGTGGGGCACGTAACAGAAAACgtttcaaaatgttttgcaactggATGCGAAAATGTGCATTTCTTATTGGATGAATcaaggtagtccctccctgtttcaatcCGTTTTCTTCCGTTTTGTGCCTAATTAACACGATTCAGCAGAATACTGCCTCATGTGACCTGCTTTAATACCCGTTGCTATGAGGTCAGGTTAACCATAGTGGTTTATAAAATGCACATTTCACCTTTTCTTTTTCCCAGCTGGTACTGCAAGAGCATGAACCGTAGCCAGGCAGAGAATCTGTTGAAGACAGAGGTAATCTCAATGAGAAAACAAACAtctgtaacatacagtatcagttGACATACCACTGTTCCTCTCTTTTGCTTGCACCAGCAACACAAGTGCTGCATTTAAAATCATTTAAAATATCACAAAggttatttccattgtggtcctctgaTCTGTGGTCCTTATACCATTAGCTATGGGCACCAATTTTAGCTATGGGCACCATCATCTGTCAAATAGCTTAGAATGACAGAACATTGCTATGGGATACTCACAAAGCAATACTGCCTCTGCTTAGTATGTACCTCTGCTATTGAGGTTATTGATTTTTCTTTTTTCCCAGAACAAAGATGGTGGTTTCTTAGTACGTGACTCAAGCAAAGCTGGGAAGTACACCGTTTCTGTGTTCACCAAGGGCGGGTGAGTTTATTGAGGGCAGACAGATGGGGCATGGCTAACTGtaactgcgtcccaaatggcaacctattccctttatggtccaatacttttgaccagagcccagggggtgctatttgggacacatcctgtgAGTAGGCCTATCCACTAGTCAAAACCGTGAATGAGTTCAAAATGGTACAcaattctctatgtagtgcactacttttgaccatgtggctctggtctaaagtagtgcactacatagggattgGATGCAATGTCAAACACGGACCATAAATGGAAAGTCAAAAGAAGAACTGCTCAGCAGTACATATTGAAAGCAAAAACAGCCGCctgcagaggaagagagatgtaAATGTCTCCATGCAAAACCAGGATTATTCTTTCTGAGCAACCTTTCAAAGGGCTTGGGTCAAAAGTACCACACTATATATGGCAGGAGTATTCAAATGTTCTACCTGAAACTGTTGGTGTCCCaagcaatgttccctcaaaaaaTGTTTGACACTGAGCAAATGTAATTTACTGTGAGCACGGAGGCTGTGAACACTGAGACTGTTCCCGCTTTAAGTTATAGTTTTAACTGTGGCCAAGTAggttactgtggctatttgatcataatgtaggcctaccagagtggcctaccataaaaaaacatggagaaaaatgcatcccataacatgtGAACATGAACATCTGTTCTGTTACTCAGTCTACAGTAACAGCAATGTGTTGTGTTCAATGAGAGTTttgaaaaaacatgcagggcttgacattatcCTGTTTATCGACATGTCCTTCAAACAGGCGATGAAAAAGggtgtgttgtttgatgcaagaaaccactttacaaaatagcatTCATTATTcacataccattattacagagaatcagacaaattatgctaccatCAACCTATTGCTACCATCAACCTaccttttcaaagatgtctagaaatgcacacattttgtgctcttgtaggaagcaaccactccccCATTGTTGAGGAGAAATTAGCTagaactgggctaataactcacttaCTAGCAAAGAATATTAACAAATGTGCAcaggtggctacatgcagctctcgctttgatctcaaaacaagcgcatcttcTCTTGACTGCTCAcactgtaaacacagtccagttcgaagtgaatggcacagatccatatggcAATGGCTATTTGCATATATAGGCCTACttcagctctgattggttatggtgcAGTGGTCTGTGTCAAATACAGGCCTGAGTTGTGTCTGTCAATGCAATTGAATTCTACTCCAATGCGCTCTGCCTACAAGGCGCTCTGCCTACAAGAAAATCTCTTAAACAGTTAGTTAAGTCTTGCATAGTTCATTTTGTTTGGGTATGTGACATTGAAAGTGGATAATATTACATTGATTTGAGCACAATTCTCACAGTAgagcaaaatcaaatcaaatcaaatgtatttatatagcccttcgtacatcagctgatatctcaaagtgctgtacagaaacccagcctaaaaccccaaacagcaagcaatgcaggtgtagaagcacggtggctaggaaaaactccctagaaaggccaaaacctaggaagaaaccaggcaatgtggggtggccagtcctcttctggctgtgccgggtggagattataacagaacatggccaagatgttcaaatgttcataaatgaccagcatggtccaataataataaggcagaacagttgaaactggagcagcagcacggccaggtggactggggacagcaaggagtcatcatgtcaggtagtcctgaggcatggtcctagggctcaggtcctctgagagagagaaagaaatagagaaagagagaattagagagagcacacttaaattcacacaggacaccgaataggacaggagaagtactccagatataacaaactgacccaacccccccgacacaaactactgcagcataaatactggcggctgagacaggaggggtcaggagacactgtggccccatccgaggacaccccccaCTCCGAGGAcaaatgttgatagtgttaacgaaaggggaaaactctagaaggTTGAGtaaagttcaatctcgtgcttctctgcgcGGGTTTATATTTCTTCTGCGTGGCAGTCCGAGGGAAGCTGCGTGCCCGCGCACGCACGCAGCTTAGGGGGAACATtggtctcaggtctaaatcaatCCACGATTTATGGGGAATCATTTTTTTAAAGCAGTGGAACTAGCTTCGAGGTCAAGGTTTGAATTTGCaagatatagggaatagggtgccattttggatgcaatcAATGTGTCAGTGAACAGAGCATCTTGTTGTTACTTTCAGATTCACAGCTCATGAAAATAAACAAAACTATTAAAAGGACATTACACTCCAATATTAAAGATCCAGCTATACACCacaataacattttttttacaaaagagATAAGAACTATGTAATTTCTAGGTTTGCAGTGCTTATCTTTTACATTCATTTGGGGTTGAGGCATATAACTAGACCTACACAACCAAGGGCGTGGGATGTAGATTCAACGGAATTAGGCTACTTTTGAGGTCTAAAAGCATCtgacaaagtttgattttggAGTGTTGTGTTCCTTTAAATTCCTATCCCTTTAACACAACCTAGTAACTCTCCTCACTCACACCAAACATAACACTCCTAACTCAAACCAAACCAAACACTACTCACTCTTCCCATTAGGGAGACTGCGGGTAACTGCAGACACTACAACATCTGCACCACCCAACAAGGCCAGTTCTACTTGGCAGAGAAGCACAATTTCAGCAGCATCCCAGACCTCATTAACTACCACCAGCACAATGCAGCAGGTACAACTAACCCCAACTAAGGTTttcaaaattccagtaactttcctaaaattcccaggttttccagaaatcctggttggagggttCCAGATTTCCTTCTTATTCCCTAATGATTCCAGGAATTTTCCAACcgagatttctggaaaaccagggcaTTTTGGGAAACTAACCGGAAATGTGCATCCCTACACCAACACATCACTTCATATGCATCTGTGTAACAGTACAGGTTCATCATGATGAAATACAGCACTTAAGATATATTGTCCATCATGTCCCATTCCAGGTATGGTCAGCAGGCTGAAATACATTGTGTCAAGTCGTGCAAAAAATGCCCCTTCCACAGCAGGGCTTGGTTATGGTGAGTGTGTTCtttcaatacatttctattgAGGGAGtattatgtatatactgtagcctgGTGGTCCGGTCTGTTTGTGTTCTGGGCAACTCCCCTCTGTCTGTGTTGTCAGGCTGAAGATATGTAGCTGTACCACTTGACAACAATAGAATAGTTGGTTGTGGCACATACAATATGGGACCAGACTAGTGTAGTAACAGAAACCCTTATGACTGACTTTGAGGAATGCTATCTGTAGCTTGATTGCTAACATGAGTAAACATTGTGTTCCTTCAATTTGTTGTTTTGTCCTCCAGGGGTATGGGAGATTGACCCACGCCACCTCACCTTCATCAAGGAGCTGGGCAACGGGCAGTTTGGAGTGGTGAAGTATGGGAAGTGGCAGGGCCAGCATGACGTGGCCATCAAGATGATCAAGGAGGGCTCCATGTCTGAAGACGACTTCATAGAGGAGGCCAAAGTCATGATGTAAGCAAAGCTCTTTCTATCTCAGATGGCTGCAGTTAGTGGACTATGGGgtcaaatgtattaaattaatgctcaatttcaattcaacccCTATCTCCTACTACCATACCTGCTACACCTAAGGCACTTGTGCTGAtgtaaatcaaatcatatttgtcacatacatataggtagaggtaaagtgactaggtaactAGAGCAATAGGGAATAGATCCATAGGTAGAGATATATCCAGAGctttggaggctgctgagaggaggacggctcataataatggctggcaCGGCgttaatggaatggcatcaaacacatggaaaccatgtttttttatgtatttgatagcattccactaattccgctccagtcattaccatgaggccgtcctccccaattaagatgccagCTACCTCCTGTGGACAAGAGGTACAGTATTTAGAGTCATATATGGTAACAGCTCTACCTTGTCCCCTGCTGAAATTCTCCTCATATGGGGCAGTCGAATTGTAAAATTCcgtgaactttcaataaattccctggttttccaaaAACACTGATTggaggattctggatttcctgcttattccctcctgattctgggaatCCTCCAAATGGGATTTCGgaaaaaccagggaatttattgaaagttctcGGAATTTTGCAACCTTAGACAATAGTGTTGCTCAATTTAACCTACACAGGCCTACAACACATGCTTAATCTTGTCTTGTCTCTTTTCGCTTGAACTAGGAAGCTCCGCCACGAGAACTTGGTTCAGCTGTACGGCGTTTGCACCAAACAAAGGCCCATCTACATTGTCACAGAGTTCCTCTCCAACGGCTGCCTACTCAGCTATCTGCGGGAAGGGCTGAAGCAGCATCCATCCCCCATCCAGCTCCTGGAAATGTGTAAAGACGTCACAGAGGGCATGGCCTACCTGGAGGCTCAGCAGTACATCCACAGAGACCTGGTAAGATATTATAATTGTTGTGGAAATTCTACAGAGGGACActcgaagtcaatcttaaatgattCATTGTTTATTATCAgcgcgctggagaggttccaactaACTCAATGCACCAAGTACACATGTTGATCAGGAGCTCTACCTGGGGCAGTCCTGTTAGATCCTTATATACTGGTTACAGACACGTTGCATAGATTTCGTTCATAGGATTGGTTCCGGCATGTGTCTGGCACCGTCTCCCATCTTAACTTATAGAACATATTCTGGGCGTTCTGCCAGATGGTTCTAAGGAGGAGGTCATGTCACCCCTCCGCTCATATCTTTACCAAGCACAGGCAGGAACCAAGGATTATTTACGACACTAAGACAAGATTAACATTTTCAAGGCTGTCTCTTCACATGATAAACATTTCCAAATAGCTTGGGTTTTGCCATTtccacttttgggactattccactGACTCCTTTTTGGGACTATTACACTGATTGTTCAAACTAAATCAAGCGCAACTCAGGTATTTGAAAGACACAGCAGGTCTGATCCTGACATGGTACTACTACTATCCTATAATAAACAATACTGGGCCCAAATAACACAtactctgttctgtttctcaGGCTGCAAGAAACTGCTTGGTAGATACCAATGGGACCATTAAAGTCACTGACTTTGGACTGTCGAGGTAAACAACTGTGATTGTTGTACTTGAATCTGGCAGCTTTTACAAAAAAGCGCACACTGCAGAAATACCTGACAAAAAATCTAATCTACAGTTGATTCTTACAACAATATTATGTAATTCTTGCTACTTTCTTGACAAGTTGCCAACTCTCCCTGTCATTTCAGGTATGTCCTGGATGATGAGTACACCAGCTCTGCAGGCTCCAAGTTCCCAGTGCGCTGGTCTCCTCCCGAGGTCCTGCTCTACTGTAAATTCAGCAGCAAGTCAGACATCTGGGCTTATGGTTTGTATAGGCCTCCTATCTTAGCTCAGATccaggtcccaggtctgtttgagCTGTCTTGTCAACTCGGTATGGTTGTTGTCACACCAATGACCATATGAGTTGGCGAGagcaaacagatctgggaacaggctacAGCTATTTAGCCTTTATTCACTAACTGATCATTACATTACTGCTGATAATTTAATAAATATTGACAAGGTTACCTTGCTCTCCATAGGGGTCTTAATGTGGGAGGTCTACACCTTAGGGAGGCTTCCCTACGAACGGTTAAACAACAATGAGATAGTGGAACAGGTGTCCCGAGGCCATCGCCTCTATCGCCCCCAGTTGGCCAACGACAGAGTCTACACCATCATGACCAGCTGTTGGCTGGATGTACGTACAGTATAAAGTAGCCAGCATaatgcctggtcccagatctgtataTTCTGTCTTGCCAAATTTCATGGTCACTGTCAAACCAAGTTTGCAAAACTGCACAGTTCAGGGATCAGGCTAGATGAGTGGGGGTCAAAAATAAATGTCAGTAGAATGGACATGTCAGCTTGACAGCTTCTAATCTAAAACAATTTACCTCACCCTCAtgtcttgtctctcctcttgaaTTGACTGGCAGAAGGCGGACGAGAGACCCACCTTTCAGGAGCTGTCGGTGACTGTTCAGGACTTGCTCTATGAGCTCCAGTAGATCCAACCACCACATTCTGAGATTGAAACACAGTTCGCAGACTCATCCCTCTGGCAGATACACTTCCTCATGCAGAGCAGACTCAAGGCTTCATCCCCTCAGGGCCTCATTCTGTGCATCAGCCATTGAGGAACCTGCTTTAGGAGAAGTAGATAAAACTGTTAAAGAAGGATCAGCCATCCTATGGGAGCGCTGAGAGATGCTATATGGTTGAACATGGGACTCCCATGATGAACTCCAGTAgtgaaataaaatattatttgatgAATGTATCTGTTGGTTATTGAGAACATGCTAGATATGAAAAGTTTTTCCTTATTTATTTTGTATGTTTTCTTTTATTACTATAATTGGTGAACTGCATTCaatgatacatacatacatacatacatacatacatacatacatacatacatacatacgagAGAGGCCTATCTGTTTCTGTAAGATTTCTTGTTTCTTTTCTATGTCTAGCCACTGAAATGTATAGTAAGAAGAAACACCCTTTAACAACTGAAAATGTAGCTATGTTCTTTCATTAAATTATTGAGAAAGAGCAGCAGCCTACCTTGCAGCGTCTGAGCCTCAGTATCTTAGAGAAACATATTGCATATAATGACAATATGGATAAAGCTTGATAACAAAATGTTTTGGTGACTGTAGAATGTCCCCACATCCAATGATATTTACTGTTCTTAGTGGCGCACTTTCTGATTGGTCCAGCACTCTTCCGTTTCCTGTGATGCGCAAGCCGATTCACACACGTGAAGGTCAGGAACTGCAGTCAATCGTTTACAATTATCAAATAATTGTACATTTCTGTCTAATTTATAAGCGATTTGCGCATGAACATGGAAAACCAAGGAGCCACAGCAGACCCTCAGCTTCAGCAATTCATCGAAATCGAGTCCCAAAAACAAAGGTTTCAGCAGTTGGTCCATCAGATGACTGAAGTGTGTTGGGTAAGAAACGCTTCTGCAATGACAACTTGTTAGCTAGGtgagctactgtagctagctacttgAACATCTGGCGATCAAGTACATGAATGCATAAAAATTTACATAGTTTGCCAGTGATACATTGGACATGTAGGCTTCTTTATTGTACTAGCTAACTTGTAATGCCAGTATTTGTGGCTAAATGCAAACGTTTGCTGCAttaagctaactagctacaataACTACGCTCCTGAATTAAGCTCCTACACAATCAACCACCTGTAGGGTACTCGCCTAAAATAGTGTTTTAGATGTGAACAAATTACTCATGCACGATGCAATGTCTTCCACGCCATGCAATGACATGTGATCCAGCCAATGATTGAGCACCCGTCTACTCTGGTTCCTTACAGGAGAAATGCATGGACAAACCTGGGCCCAAGCTGGACTCCCGGACAGAGATCTGCTTTGTGAACTGTGTAGAGCGCTTCATTGACACAAGCCAATTCATCCTGAACAGACTCGAACAAACACAGAGGAGTAAGGGCTCCTTCTCAGAATCCATGTCTGAATAGTCTAGCAACATCCTCCACTGGATAGACTGACAAGGCGCTGAACAGCCAATCAAGTTGTTTTACAGCAATGCCAGCTTTCTATATGGTGCAATGAGAACACTGTCCAATAACCAGGTGGGGAAGAAACAAGTCGTTTTGATAAGTGCCTCAGTTTTGCACCTTGTATCATGTCACCTAGCCAAGTCCTCTCTCACCTAGTGGGACATGAGATTAAGTGCAGTAGTAACAATTCTGGTTGGTAGCTAGCTAATATCTTCATATTGGTGATTCTGAAATTGTGTAGTAAATTGAATGAGCCTGTTGCATGTCAATCATATCATGAAAactgagatgggagaacttcATTAGTATGCTTTTAAAACAAGTTTACCCAGCTGTAGAGGTTGTCCTGGGGCAGAAACAAAGAGCCAAAAATCTGGGACATTCAATTTGACACCGCGTCGGAAAGCCACAAAAACTCACTGCATTCAGTACCAAGTCAGAGTACGAACAATGTCTTGTTGGGAAAAGGGCACGATCTATGGCTGAAAGTGTTCCATTGTATATATGCAATAAACAAAAATCGTATTGCCTGCTTTGTCATCATTGCCATTTTGAATACAGTGTGGTCCAAGTATTAGGGTCTTGCTGTATAAAAAGGTAATTGTTTATTGACATACTAAAAGAATGAGCAGTATGTTATAAATCAATGATTAAGAAATACATTAAGTTTGGCACGTGCTGTAGTAGGAATGTGTTTCAAAAGAGGCTATTTCAAGAAAAGTGCCTCAGTTAATACTGATGTTCATATACATGATCAATAAATTCAATTGAGGTATTACATTACAGTAACTTCACACTCAGATTGTGAATATTGAACAATCACTAACTTTGAAAGAGATGATTGAAGCAAGTACACAAAAGGTAAAAGCTGCATTGCCTTGACTCACAGTAGGTCTTGCATTTTTAAAGGAACATTAAAACAAAGGAATAAGACAGACCTATCAATAAGTTACAGTTCAGTCAGTAAAAAACAGAAGGCACTAGTCGGTTCATATCTAAACT includes the following:
- the btk gene encoding tyrosine-protein kinase BTK isoform X2 translates to MSDNLLEEIFIKRSQQKKKTSPLNFKERLFILTQDKIAYYDYDLDKGKKKGLKGTVGIDKIKCVGTVQPEPSAPAERQYPFQIIYDEGPLYIFAKSDEVRKQWLHKLKHVVRFNKDLMQKYHPCFWMDGMWQCCQQEVKQAMGCRVLENKNVGVSKGSRRQSRKPLPPTPEEEKPLRPLPPQPPEEPALTTGMTVVAEYEYTPSTPQDLELRKDEEYIILEMSDSNWWRARDKYGKEGYIPSNYVVEAGNELEKFDWYCKSMNRSQAENLLKTENKDGGFLVRDSSKAGKYTVSVFTKGGETAGNCRHYNICTTQQGQFYLAEKHNFSSIPDLINYHQHNAAGMVSRLKYIVSSRAKNAPSTAGLGYGVWEIDPRHLTFIKELGNGQFGVVKYGKWQGQHDVAIKMIKEGSMSEDDFIEEAKVMMKLRHENLVQLYGVCTKQRPIYIVTEFLSNGCLLSYLREGLKQHPSPIQLLEMCKDVTEGMAYLEAQQYIHRDLAARNCLVDTNGTIKVTDFGLSRYVLDDEYTSSAGSKFPVRWSPPEVLLYCKFSSKSDIWAYGVLMWEVYTLGRLPYERLNNNEIVEQVSRGHRLYRPQLANDRVYTIMTSCWLDADERPTFQELSVTVQDLLYELQ
- the btk gene encoding tyrosine-protein kinase BTK isoform X1, with amino-acid sequence MSDNLLEEIFIKRSQQKKKTSPLNFKERLFILTQDKIAYYDYDLDKGKKKGLKGTVGIDKIKCVGTVQPEPSAPAERQYPFQIIYDEGPLYIFAKSDEVRKQWLHKLKHVVRFNKDLMQKYHPCFWMDGMWQCCQQEVKQAMGCRVLENKNVGVSKGSRRQSRKPLPPTPEEEKPLRPLPPQPPEEPALTTGMTVVAEYEYTPSTPQDLELRKDEEYIILEMSDSNWWRARDKYGKEGYIPSNYVVEAGNELEKFDWYCKSMNRSQAENLLKTENKDGGFLVRDSSKAGKYTVSVFTKGGETAGNCRHYNICTTQQGQFYLAEKHNFSSIPDLINYHQHNAAGMVSRLKYIVSSRAKNAPSTAGLGYGVWEIDPRHLTFIKELGNGQFGVVKYGKWQGQHDVAIKMIKEGSMSEDDFIEEAKVMMKLRHENLVQLYGVCTKQRPIYIVTEFLSNGCLLSYLREGLKQHPSPIQLLEMCKDVTEGMAYLEAQQYIHRDLAARNCLVDTNGTIKVTDFGLSRYVLDDEYTSSAGSKFPVRWSPPEVLLYCKFSSKSDIWAYGVLMWEVYTLGRLPYERLNNNEIVEQVSRGHRLYRPQLANDRVYTIMTSCWLDKADERPTFQELSVTVQDLLYELQ
- the timm8a gene encoding mitochondrial import inner membrane translocase subunit Tim8 A encodes the protein MNMENQGATADPQLQQFIEIESQKQRFQQLVHQMTEVCWEKCMDKPGPKLDSRTEICFVNCVERFIDTSQFILNRLEQTQRSKGSFSESMSE